One window of the Salvia splendens isolate huo1 chromosome 1, SspV2, whole genome shotgun sequence genome contains the following:
- the LOC121796768 gene encoding laccase-12-like has protein sequence MGGLSISLCSCFILLLLSTANAKVHYHDFVVQATPVKRLCKTQNAITVNGMFPGPTLEVNNGDTLVVNVVNRAQYNVTIHWHGVRQIRTGWADGPEFVTQCPIRPGGSYTYRFTIRGQEGTLWWHAHSSWLRATVYGALIIRPKQGDSYPFQKPKRETALLLGEWWNADPIAVIRQATRTGAAPNVSDAYTINGQPGDLYNCSSKDTLIVPVDSGETNLVRVVNAALNQQLFLKIANHKLTVVAADASYVKPFTTSVLMLGPGQTTDILITADQPPARYYIAARAYASAQGAPFDNTTTTAILEYKSAPCPAKGANVKPVMPRMPAFNDTATATAFTTSFRSPGRVEVPTKIDHNLFFTVGLGLNNCPPGASSSTCQGPNGTRFTASMNNVSFVLPSTLSLLQAHQQRMPGVFTTDFPASPPVRFDYTGNVSRSLWQPVPGTKLYKVRYGETVQLVLQGTSIFTAENHPIHLHGYDFYILAEGFGNFNPSRDLGKFNLIDPPLRNTASVPVGGWTVIRFLADNPGVWLMHCHLDVHIGWGLATAFLVDNGVGELETLEAPPPDLPAC, from the exons ATGGGAGGACTCAGCATCTCTCTCTGTTCTTGTTTCATCTTATTGCTTCTCTCCACAGCAAATGCCAAAGTCCACTACCACGATTTCGTC GTGCAAGCAACCCCAGTGAAGAGGCTGTGCAAGACTCAGAACGCGATCACGGTTAATGGAATGTTCCCGGGGCCCACGCTGGAAGTTAACAATGGCGATACTCTAGTGGTTAACGTTGTCAATAGAGCTCAGTACAATGTAACCATTCACTG GCACGGTGTGAGGCAGATTAGGACTGGATGGGCTGATGGACCGGAATTTGTGACTCAATGCCCTATAAGGCCGGGAGGGAGTTACACTTACCGGTTCACCATCCGAGGACAAGAAGGTACTCTTTGGTGGCACGCGCACAGCTCATGGCTCAGAGCTACAGTCTACGGAGCTTTGATCATTCGCCCGAAACAAGGAGACTCCTATCCCTTCCAAAAGCCAAAGCGCGAAACTGCCCTTCTTCTTG GTGAATGGTGGAATGCTGATCCAATCGCGGTTATTAGGCAAGCCACGAGAACAGGAGCCGCTCCCAACGTTTCCGATGCTTACACAATCAATGGCCAGCCTGGAGACCTCTACAATTGCTCTAGTAAAG ATACATTGATAGTGCCGGTGGACTCTGGCGAGACGAATCTCGTTAGAGTTGTGAACGCCGCGCTGAACCAGCAACTCTTCTTGAAAATCGCCAATCACAAGCTGACGGTGGTTGCAGCTGACGCCTCTTACGTTAAGCCCTTCACCACCTCAGTGCTCATGCTCGGGCCAGGCCAGACCACCGACATCCTAATCACCGCTGATCAGCCACCTGCGAGATACTACATCGCAGCAAGAGCCTACGCTAGTGCACAAGGCGCACCATTCGATAACACCACAACCACAGCCATCCTCGAATACAAATCTGCCCCCTGCCCGGCTAAAGGCGCCAATGTCAAGCCAGTCATGCCAAGAATGCCAGCTTTCAACGACACTGCTACTGCGACCGCCTTCACAACCAGCTTCAGAAGCCCGGGACGAGTTGAAGTACCCACTAAGATCGATCACAATCTCTTCTTCACCGTTGGACTAGGCCTCAACAACTGTCCCCCTGGCGCCAGTAGTAGTACCTGCCAGGGTCCGAATGGCACTCGTTTTACCGCCAGCATGAACAACGTATCTTTCGTGCTACCATCCACTTTATCCTTGCTTCAAGCACATCAACAGCGCATGCCTGGTGTCTTCACCACAGACTTTCCAGCAAGCCCCCCCGTAAGATTTGATTATACCGGGAACGTCAGCCGCTCACTCTGGCAGCCTGTTCCAGGGACTAAACTCTACAAGGTACGATACGGAGAAACAGTGCAGTTAGTACTGCAGGGAACAAGCATCTTCACCGCCGAAAACCACCCAATCCATCTCCACGGCTATGATTTCTACATACTTGCAGAAGGATTCGGAAATTTCAATCCAAGCAGAGATTTAGGCAAATTCAATCTCATAGATCCTCCTCTACGGAACACAGCAAGTGTTCCTGTTGGTGGATGGACAGTAATCAGATTCTTGGCAGACAATCCAG GGGTATGGCTGATGCATTGTCACTTGGATGTTCACATCGGGTGGGGTCTAGCAACGGCTTTCCTAGTAGACAACGGTGTTGGCGAACTGGAGACACTTGAGGCGCCTCCACCCGATCTTCCGGCTTGCTAG